In the Armatimonadota bacterium genome, CTGCGCCCTGTGGTATGCTCCTGCTGGCATGCAGGACCACCTCCTGTGTGCCGGGGTGCCCGCGCCTTCCTGGGCTGCCACGCTGTGGAGGCGCGGGCTTCCTACTTGGTACTGCTTTCGTGTCTCCTCCCGGTCTTTCTCGCGCTGTCTTTGCGTTTCCGTGCAAGCCATAGCACGAACAGGATAAGCAGGCGCTCCTCGGAAGGAATCCCCTGAAGCTTCTGCTCCCATTGCGGGAGGCCCATGATTTGGGACAGCGACAGGCGCAGCAAACCGAACTCCTCATTACCCACATCATGTGGCTCAGCATCTTTGAGCAGGCCGCGCCACCTCCGCACATTCAGCGGCCACGCGATGTCCGACCAACGGCGGCCGGTCTGTTGTATCGCTCGCGTACCTGCCTGCTCCTGGGCGTACCGCGCGGCCTCATCCAACGCTTGCGCGATCATCCTAAGCTTCCGTCTCGGCTGCTTGCGGTTCATCTCTCCGGACAGGCGGCGTAGAGCCCTCAGCGCCTGGCCCGAGGTAATTCCCAAGTTGGCAATGTACAGTCGCAGCACCCTCCTGGCGAGCGATCGAATCCCTTGCTTTGCGAGGTCGTGCGCGTACTTCACCAGCGTTATGGAGTCATCGGGATACTGTCCTTCCACCGGCTCCGGGACGATCCCAGCCTTCCGAAACAGCTGAAGCTGGTACCAGGAAGTTGGGTACCCTTCCTCGGCTAGGCGTCTGAGAAGCGCGGATTGGCTAAGCATCCCGAGCCAGCGGTAGGTAACAAACCTACAAACAATTCTGCCAGCATGTGTGGAATTCGTCAAGGTCTGAGACTAGTGTGGGGCCGTAGCGTGGCTATACGATATCCACAGACCGTCGGGTCCGTGCGCCGCCAGACGGTCAGCCGCGCGAGGCCAAGCCTGGCTAGGCCCGGCGCGGCGAAGCGAGGCGAGGCGAGGCATGGCACGGTCTGGCACGGCACGGCGTGCTGGGTGGGGCCACGGGGCCGAGCGCCTCGTGGCCCGCATTCTTCTTTGGGGTGCGTACGACTACAAGGGGAGGTGAGACGAGTGACACTCACCGCAGAACGGGTACACCGCAGAGCGCAGTTCGCGGAGAGCCAGGGTGGATCGTTGACCTTCCGTAGGCGCCGAGTCGACGCGGCATTCCTTCGGGCGTTGTTGGAGCGAGCAGGTGATGCCACGTGGCTGTGTAGTGGAGGGGTCTACCTGCACGAGGACGCCAGCCGCGTGGCGTGGGCGTTGCGTCGATGGTTCAAGGTGAACCGGCCCGACATGCGCTTGTCGGTCCGGTTGGAACCCGTAGACGGTGGCTGGCGTCTATGGGCGTGCGTGCAGCCTCGCACACCTGGGCACCCCGAGGATCAGCCATGAGCGACGGGAACGTCGTTGAGGTTCGGGTAGATCACCTCGTGGTGGACCCGACCGTGCAACCCCGTATGCGCGGCGTCACGCAGCAGCACGTGGCGCTCCTGCACGAAGGGCTGGCTGCAGGAACGCTGCCGCCTATCACGGTTACGCCACGACGGGATGGGCAGTTCGTCGTGATTGACGGCGCACACCGGCTTGAGGCCTACCGCAAAGCCGGCGTGAAGACCGTGCCTGCGCGCGTCGTAGAAGCTGCGGGCTACTGGGAGGCGTTCTGTGCCAACCGCGACCACGGCCTGCCGCTGACCATCGAAGACCGCAAGCGCGCGGCAGTCTGGCTCAAGCAGCATCGTCCCGAGCTCAGCGTCCGGGCGATTGCGAAGGAGGTCGGCCTCGCCGTGAGCACCGTCCAGGGCGCGCTCTGCCAGCGCCGGCGGATCCAGCGCGGCGGTGGTCTGGCCGTACAGCGACCAGACCCGTGGCGGCGTTTCCTGCGGGCACTGGCGCAGCTCTACGAGCGCCGCGGCGACGACCCGCGCTTCGTGGACAGCCTCGCGCAGGACCTCGTGGATCTGGTGGAGGGCACCTCCGACCCCGGCTTGGTGTGGGATGCGCTCCTCGACTTCGTTGCAGCCGTGGAGCGGGCCTGGGAGTTGACCGAGCATCTCTATCCGGAGGAGGGCACGAACAACACGCCCCGGGCGTCGTCCCGGGGCTGATGAGAGGACCGTGCCGTGGTATCTCAATTACATTCTCCACGTACACCCCATCGCACGTCAAGAGCCCTCCGGGGGCTTCGCGGCCAGGTCGTCTACCTAGCCTCCGCGGTCGCGTTGTACCGCACGCGCCACTACGACCGGGCCGAGCAGCTGCTGCGCGAACTTGGCGCTGGCCTCGTGATTTCCGCGCGCGAGCGTTTCCCGAACCACGGCGCCTGGCTGCGGGATTTTCCCCAGGTCCTCTCCCAGGTGAACGCCGTCGTGGTCGCGTTGGGACCCGACCGCATCGTCGGCGCGGGCGTCGTGCGGGAGGTCGTGGAAGCGACAGCGCACGGGCTCCCGGTGCACTTCCTGACGCCGGACGGGACGTTTCGGACGCTGCGCGGTGCGCACCTGGTGGTCTTACACGGCGTCAGCCTCCGCCGGTTCGCCCGCGTGGAGTTCCCGGCCGGGAGAGAGGCGTAATGCGCCGCGTGTATCTCGCCGCACCCTGCGCAGAGTACGCGCCGGACGTCTACCGACGCGTCACCGACATCTTCCGGCGGCGTGGCGCCGAGGTCGTCTCCAGCCGCGACCTCTTCCCAACGCCCGCCGCATGGCAGCGCGGGTGGCGGCAGGCGTTGGACGGGTGCACGGACCTGCTGGTGCTGCTTGGGCCCCAGCGTGTGCTCGGGGCCGGCTCGCTGTTGGAGGTCGTCGAGGCGCGCGCCGCTGGCAAGGGCATCTGGTTCGCCCAGCCCACCGGTGCGATTCGCCCGCTGCCCGGCGTTTGGCTGCAGTTTCTCCCGGGTCGGTCCCGAGTGCGGGTTGCCCAAGTCAACTTTGAGCCACGTCGCAACAGGCAGCCGCCCCGGAAACCCGGGGCGGCCGAAGGAGGAAGCTGACCGTGAGCCAGGTACTCACGCTTCGATCTCGTTCTACCACACGCAAGCCTACTGTGTATCTTTCCGCCACTCAGGACCCGGCGCTGCGTGAACACGAGGTCCTCCAGGCGCTCAGCCGCCTGCGTCCCCCGCAGGTGTTCGTGCGCGGCGGCCGCCTCGTGCGGGTTGTGGCGACGACGCACGGTGCGCAGCTCGACGAGCTCGACGAGGCCGCGTTGAGTGGGATATTGCAGCGCAGCGTGACGTTCGTCCGCGTTGATCGCCACCGGGTCACGTATGCGTACCCACCCCGCGAGCTCGTGCGCATGATCCTGCGCCGGGGCTCCTGGCCGCTGCCGGACTTGGTGGGCATCGTGCGCTGCCCGGTGGTGCGGCCTGATGGCATCATCGTGCTGCGCGAGGGGTACGATCCGGCTACTTGCTTGTACTACGCGGCTGGCGACCTTGACGTGCCGTGCCCCCCGGATGACCCCACGCCCCACGACGTTGACCGCGCACGGCAGCTGTTGCTGGAAGAGCTGCTTGGCGACTTCCCCTTCGCCGACGACGCCAGCCGTGCCAACGCCCTGGCGCTGCTGCTGTCCCCGCTGCTGCGCTTCGCCGTCGCAGGATCCACGCCGCTCTTCCTCGTCAGCAAGCCCACGCCGGGAACAGGGGCGACGCTGCTTGCCCGCGCCGCCGCGCTCATCGCAACGGGGCACGACGCAGTCACCAACCCGCCCGAGAGCGAGGAGGAAGCCCGCAAGCTCATCACGAGCGTCCTGCTGGAGGGCCGCCAGGTGGTCGTGCTGGACGACGTCGGCAGCCTGAAGCTGCGCGCGCTGAGCCACCTGGTCACGACGAAACGGTGGAGTGCGCGGCTGTTGGGTACGAACCGGGTCTGCGAACTGTTACAATCTGCGACCTGGATCGCCACGGGGAACAACGTGCAGCTTGGCGCCGACCTGGCGCGCCGTGTGGTCTGGATTCGGCTGGACGCGAAGCACTACCGCCCCTGGGAGCGCAGTGGGTTTCGGCATCCCGACCTATTGCGCTGGGTTCGCGAGCATCGCGGGGAGCTGATCTGGGCTCTGCTGGTCCTCTGCCGCGCCTGGTGGGCAGCAGGCTGCCCGGAAGCAGAGGTACCCACGATGGGCGGGTTCGAGGCCTGGGCCCGCCTTGTAGGGTCGATCCTGCACCACGCCGGCATTGAGGGGTTCCTCGCCAACCGCCAACAGCTTTACGACCTTGATCAGGAACACGCCGGCTGGTTCGAGTTTTTTGTAGTCTTGCAGGAACGAGCGCCTGCGCGAGGGTGGCGGAGGCCGTGCGCACGGAGCTGCTGGAGCTCGAAGACCTGCGCTCGCTACTTCGGGATCATCCGAACAAAGTGGCCCTGAGCCGCCAATGCCGCGTGAGCCGGCAAAACATCTACCGCATCATCTCCGGGGACCGCACCCCGTCCGAGGCCCTCCGCGCCCGCCTCCGGGCCACCCTCGCATCGAACACCACCGAACAGTCAAGCCCACCCCGAGGTGGCACATGGGGTGCGGAGTCCAATGGACGGGTTGCCGCCAGAGGCGGGCGCGAAGGATCCGTGAGTGAGATGGGACGTTAGGCTGATCAGCAGTGTAGTATACTGTCAAAAAATAAGGGGTGAGCAGTCTGGCGGAGACCAAAACCGGTTGGGCGGTTCCGGTCGATGAGTCACCGGGCCCCGGGGATGTTAGGCCGACGCAGGTGGGGTGTTAGGTCGGTACAAAATGAGTTCGGCAGCAGGGTGATGCGGCCATGAGGACACAGTTTCTCGCAAATGGCCTTTGGCGCCGGTTGTCCTCGATGGCCAAGCGCACCAAGGGCCAAGTCGCTGTGCCATACTTCGGGACCGGCGGGGCGGATCTGCTTCCGCTTCGGCGCGGAAGCCTGCTTGTTGTGCGATTTGACACCGAGGCGATAAAGACCGGGCAGACGAACCCTTCCGAAATCATTCGACTACTCAACCGCGGGGTCGAGGTTCACGCCTGTCGCAACCTCCATGCGAAGGTGTTCGTTTTTGGAGACACGGCGGTGATCGCCTCCTCAAACGTGTCTCGCTCCGCTGCGAATCACCTGATCGAAGCCGGGCTTGCGACCTCCTCGCCGGCTCTCGTCAGCGCGTCACGCCGATTCGTTGAATCCTTGCGAGGTGACCCGATCGGATTGGAGTTCGCTCGGAGGATGAAGAAGCTATACCGTCCGCCTCGTGGCGGGCGGATCCAGCGTGGTGCTGGTCCAACTGCAGGTGCACCGCTTCACTCCCGGATGTGGGCCGTTCCCCTCGTGCGCGGCTCCTTCGAAGAGGAGGATCGCCTCCAGCGAGATGAGGCGCGTGAAGCAGCTAAGCGTAGGCGCGAAAACCCGCGAGCCACCAGGATCGAGGACTTCCTATGGACAGGCGACAGTTTCCTGGACAGGCTCCACCTCGGCCACCGCGTCGTCATGGTCACTGATGAGGCCAACGGCAAGCGCATGGTGTCGCCGCCCGGCCGCGTTCTCGCCATCAGGAAGTACCGTGTTCGGAACCAGTCTCGTGCCATCATCGCCCTTGAAGTACCGAAAGACGCACGCAACCGCAGCATCCAGCGTGTCGTCCGATCCATTGGTCCAACGGCCAGGATACTGAGGAAGCTCGCTTCACCGCGCGAGATCCGAGATGGAATGCTGGCCATGTCGCTGGCAAGGATGTGGTCATCGTGAAAAGTCGTACCGAACATGCCGCTTCAGCGGACGGGGCGCTCGCGTTGCTCGCGCTCCCGCCGCTGAGCAACTGGAGCAGGGGGGAGAGAAAGTGGAGCGATCTGTTCAGATACTTCGGCTTGAGCTAGAGGGTAAGTGGTCCGCGGACGAGCTGGGCGAGGCCTTGGTCAGTATCTCGAATCTCTACGATCTGCGGTTTTTCCTTGAGCTGCTACATGAGGATCAAGAGGACTGGGTGCGCTTCTACGAAGAGCTGATGCGCTTTCCGCCGTTCAGACGCCGTTGACGGAAGCGCTTTGTGTACTGGGGACCTAGCCCATGGGCACCCTGGTTCCCCAGCTCCTTCCCTCCGGTACTTGACGACGTTCAACTTTCGCAACTCTGGCAGCTGCTTGAGCCTGAGGAGCGTCTTGCGGTTCGGCGTATCAACTACGCATCTCCTGGCGCAACCGACTTAGCGGGCATCGGCACTGTGGTCGGCCACATCAAGGACTTCATCCTGAAGCTTATCGAACGCCGGGATTCCAGGCGGAGGCGGGAACTGGACGAGGAACGAGCAGCACTGGAGAACGAGCGCATTCGGCTCGAGAACGTCAAGAGCTTTGTCGCTCTTGCACGCGACCTCGGCTACTCGGAGACCGATCTTCGTCATCTTATACGATACGTTGACGGAAAGCAGGATATTCTCGTTCGCCTCATCGAACAGCGCAAGCTGGTAGGGGTGTCGATGCCGGAGACGACAGACTAACGATGACGGTCAGACACGCCGATGCAGCGGCCGGCGGAGCCGGTCCGCTACATTGCTACATTGTTAGACCACAACGCAACCTTGGCCCGAATAGTGGCTCCGCGGGCAGCGGGACGAGGCAGCCCGCCCCCGGGGGTAGCGCCCCGCCCCGCAGCGCCCCAGGGCCAGGGCCCCGCGCACGCGACCCGAGACGGGGGGCCAAGCGGCGACCCCCCACGGGGCACGCCCCGCGGGACCGGATAGTGACCCACAGAGGGCAGAGAGCAGACGCCGCCTGAGGGCCCGCCCATCACGTCACCACGCCACGCCCCACGACCCACGGCACACCAACGTCCCACGACCCGCAGCACCCGCAACCCACGGCTCACGCCCACCCAAGGGCCCAAGACCCTTGCGCAACCCCTTGACTGTCGCCTCTAGGGGGAACTCCCAGCAGGGTTAGGCTCTTATCCCGTCAAACGGCGAGGGGGATAAGAGCCTAACCTTTCCCCGAGTGGCCTCTGGAGGTCGCTTGTCACGGGTCGCGCAAGGGTTTCTGGTGGTGTGCCTCTGGGGGCGGGGTGTGTGGGGTGTGTGGCGTGGTGACGTGATGGGCGGGCCCTCGGGCGGCATCTGCCTTCTGTAGGTCACCGTCTAGTCCCGCGGGGCGTGCCCCGTGGGGGTCAAGGCCCGCGGGGCGCGCCCGGATGCCGTGCGTGGTCGCCCGCATAAACAGATGGCAGGGAAGGACAGGTGGGCCATGGGACGACTGCGGTGGGTGCTGTGGGTGCTGGTCATCCTCTTCTTCCTGTTGGGCCCGGCACTGGCCCGGTGGTACACCGACTGGCTGTGGTTCCACGAGGTGGGCTACGTCCGGGTGTTCTGGGTGCCCTTCCTCTCGCGGCTGGCCGTGACCGTCGCGGTGGGCGGCGCGCTGTGGGTGCTGGGGTACGCAAACCTCCGGCCGGTGCTGCGCGCGGGCCGGGCCGAGGTGCTGGAGCTGATCGACCGTGGTGGCGGCCGCTACCGCGGGGTGCGGCCGCGCCGGGGCCCTGCAGGCTGGTGGGGGTGGGCGCTGGGCGTCGCCGCGGCCCTGGGCGGGCTCGCCGCCTCGCGCCAGTGGGTGGCGCTCCAGCAGTTCGTCCACGCCACGCCCTTCGGGCAGGTCGACCCGCTCTTCGGCCGCGACGTAGGCTTCTACGTCTTCCGGCTGCCGGTCTACCGGCTCGTCGCCGACGGGCTGTTCACGTGGCTGGTGCTCCTTGTCGTCGGAGTCGCCGTGGGGTACGCCTCGGCCTACGGGCGCCTGGTGCTGCGCGGCGTCTGGCTCGCCCCGCCGGGGGTCCGCACGCACCTGTCGGTCTTGCTCGGGGCGGTGGTGCTGGTGCGGGGCGCGGGGTTCTGGCTCGATGCGTTCGACCTGCTCTACTCGACGCGCGGGCCGGCGTTTGGCGCCTCGTACGCCGACGTGCACGCGGTGCTGCCGGCGCTGCGGGTGCTGGCGGCGCTGTTCGGGGCCTGCGGGCTGCTGCTGGTGGCCAACGCCTGGCTGCGCACCGTGCGGCTGGCCCTGGCCACGGTAGCGCTCATCGTGGTGGCGTGGGCGGTGGGCCTGGTGGTCTACCCGGGCGTCGTGCAGGCGGTGCGGGTGCGGCCCAACGAGCTCACGGCCGAGACGCCCTACATCCGGCATGCCATCACGGCCACGCTGCGCGCCTTCGGGCTGGACGGCGTGCGCGAGCGCGAGTTCCCCACCGCGCCGCTGGATGCCGCGGCCATCGCCCGCCACCGCGCCACCGTGGAGAACGTCCGGCTGTGGGACTACCGGCCACTGCTGCGCGCCTACAGTCAGCTCCAGAGCTTCCGGCGGTACTACGTCTTTGGCGATGTGGACATCGACCGCTACGTCATCGACGGGCGGCCCCGCCAGGTGATGCTGGCCGCCCGCGAGCTGGCCACAGCCCAGCTGCCGCCGCAGGCCCGCAACTGGGTCAACCGCCACCTGGTCTACACCCACGGGTACGGGCTGGTCATGAGCCCCGTGAACGCCATCTCCGAGGAAGGGATGCCCGCGTTCTTCGTCCGCGACATCCCCCTGCAGACGATCCCGGGGCTGGTGATCACGCGGCCTGAGATCTACTACGGCGAGCTGACCACCGACTACGTGGTGGTAAACACCCGGGTGCGCGAGTTCGACTACCCCCAGGGCGACGACAACGCCTACACCCGCTACGCGGGCCGCGGCGGCATCCGCCTGGGCTACCTGCCCCGGCTGGCGCTGGCCTACCGGTTCGGCGACCTGAAGCTGGCGCTCTCGACCGACATCGACACCGGCAGCCGGCTGCTGTTCGCGCGCCAGATCACGCAGCGCGTGACCCGCATCGCGCCGTTCCTGCGCTACGACCGCGACCCCTACCTGGTGGTGGTCGACGGGCGGCTGGTGTGGGTGATCGACGCCTACACCGTCACCGACCGCTACCCGTACGCCGCACCCTTCGGCGACGTCAACTACATGCGCAACAGCGTCAAGGTCGTCGTGGACGCCTACGACGGCACGGTGACGTTCTACGCGGTGCAGCCCGACGAGCCGATCCTGCGCACCCTGGCCGCCATCTTCCCCGAGCTGTTCCGGCCGGCGGCGCAGATGCCCCCGGCCCTGGCTGCCCACCTGCGGTACCCGGTGGACCTGTTCGAGGTGCAGGCCCAGGTCTACGCCACCTACCACATGCGGGACCCGCAGGTCTTCTACAACCGGGAGGACGTGTGGGCGATCCCGCGGGAGATCTTCGGCAACGAGACGATCCGCATGGAACCCTACTACGTCACCATGCGCCTGGCCGAGGGCGCGGCACCCGAGTTCGTGCTGATCCTGCCCATGGTGTCGGCGGGCCGCGAGAACATGATCGCCTGGATGGCGGCCCGGAACGACCCCCCGCACTACGGGGAGCTGATCGTCTACCGGTTCCCCAAGGCGCGCACGGTGTTCGGCCCGTTGCAGGTCGAGTCGCGGATCGATCAGGACCCGTTCATCTCGCAGCAGCTCTCGCTGTGGAACCAGCAGGGCTCGCAGGTCATCCGCGGCAACCTGCTGGTGATCCCCATCGAGGACGGGCTGCTCTACGTGGAGCCGCTGTACCTGCAGGCCGAGCGCAGCCAGCTGCCGGAGCTGAAGCGCGTGATCGCGGTCAGCGGCGCGCGCATCGTCATGGCGCCCACGCTGGACGAGGCGCTGGCCGAACTGTTCGGGACGCGGCCGCCGCGGCCGGCACCACCGGCGCTCGGGACGCCCGGCGCGCCCGCAGGACCGGGCTCCGGCGGGACGGTGGGGCCGCCCCCGAGCGCCTCCCCCGGCGGGCCGCTGGCGAGCGGCGCGGAGGCCGCACGCGTCCGGGCCCTGGCTGCGGAGGCGCTGGCCACCTACCGGCGCGCACAGGAGCGCCTGCGGGCCGGCGACCTGGCCGGCTACGGCCGGGAGATGGAGCGGCTGGGGGCGCTATTGGAGCAGCTGCGGCAGGCGGCGGGGCCGTGAGCGCGCTAGGTCCGTACGCCCGCGCCCAGGCGCGCGCGGCGCACAGCGTACCGTTCCACGCGCTCGTGCACTACGTGCACGCCAAGGCCCACACCGGTCGGCATGGTTATCGTGCCGTCGTCGTTCAGCACCACCGGCGGGTCGATGAGGTCTTCCTCGAAGTAGCGGTCGCTGGCCGAGATGTCGCCGGGCAGCGTGAAGTTCGGTAGCGACGCCAGCGCCAGGTTGGCGGCGCGGCCGGGGCCGGTCTCGAGCATGCCGCCGCACCAGACCGGCACCCCGCGGGCCTGGCAGAGGTCG is a window encoding:
- a CDS encoding ParB N-terminal domain-containing protein, coding for MSDGNVVEVRVDHLVVDPTVQPRMRGVTQQHVALLHEGLAAGTLPPITVTPRRDGQFVVIDGAHRLEAYRKAGVKTVPARVVEAAGYWEAFCANRDHGLPLTIEDRKRAAVWLKQHRPELSVRAIAKEVGLAVSTVQGALCQRRRIQRGGGLAVQRPDPWRRFLRALAQLYERRGDDPRFVDSLAQDLVDLVEGTSDPGLVWDALLDFVAAVERAWELTEHLYPEEGTNNTPRASSRG
- a CDS encoding UPF0182 family protein, translating into MGRLRWVLWVLVILFFLLGPALARWYTDWLWFHEVGYVRVFWVPFLSRLAVTVAVGGALWVLGYANLRPVLRAGRAEVLELIDRGGGRYRGVRPRRGPAGWWGWALGVAAALGGLAASRQWVALQQFVHATPFGQVDPLFGRDVGFYVFRLPVYRLVADGLFTWLVLLVVGVAVGYASAYGRLVLRGVWLAPPGVRTHLSVLLGAVVLVRGAGFWLDAFDLLYSTRGPAFGASYADVHAVLPALRVLAALFGACGLLLVANAWLRTVRLALATVALIVVAWAVGLVVYPGVVQAVRVRPNELTAETPYIRHAITATLRAFGLDGVREREFPTAPLDAAAIARHRATVENVRLWDYRPLLRAYSQLQSFRRYYVFGDVDIDRYVIDGRPRQVMLAARELATAQLPPQARNWVNRHLVYTHGYGLVMSPVNAISEEGMPAFFVRDIPLQTIPGLVITRPEIYYGELTTDYVVVNTRVREFDYPQGDDNAYTRYAGRGGIRLGYLPRLALAYRFGDLKLALSTDIDTGSRLLFARQITQRVTRIAPFLRYDRDPYLVVVDGRLVWVIDAYTVTDRYPYAAPFGDVNYMRNSVKVVVDAYDGTVTFYAVQPDEPILRTLAAIFPELFRPAAQMPPALAAHLRYPVDLFEVQAQVYATYHMRDPQVFYNREDVWAIPREIFGNETIRMEPYYVTMRLAEGAAPEFVLILPMVSAGRENMIAWMAARNDPPHYGELIVYRFPKARTVFGPLQVESRIDQDPFISQQLSLWNQQGSQVIRGNLLVIPIEDGLLYVEPLYLQAERSQLPELKRVIAVSGARIVMAPTLDEALAELFGTRPPRPAPPALGTPGAPAGPGSGGTVGPPPSASPGGPLASGAEAARVRALAAEALATYRRAQERLRAGDLAGYGREMERLGALLEQLRQAAGP